CGCTGATCGACAGCCTGCGCGGCCAGTGGGCGATCGACGAGCGCCGCGTGTTCGCCACCGGCATGTCCAACGGCGGCATGATGGCCTACCGCCTGGCCTGCGAGCTGCCGCAGCGCTTTCTGGCCATCGCCGCAGTGGCCGGCACCGACAACACGCACCAGTGCACGCCGGCGCAGGCGGTGTCGGTGCTGCACATCCACGCCCGCGACGACGAGCGCGTGCTGTACGACGGCGGCGCCGGCAAGCCCTCGCGCCAGGAAACCGACTACAGCTCGGTGGCCGACACGGTGGCGCGCTGGTCACAGCGCAACGGCTGCCCGGCCGCGGCGCCCCAGACCGTGCTGAAAACCGATGGCGCGCTGTGCGAGCAGCGCGCGCCCTGCCGCGACGGCAGCGCCGTGCAATGGTGCAGCACCGACGGCGGCGGCCACTCCTGGCCCGGCGGCACCAAGCCGCGCGGCCGCAGCACGAACGCCACCGCGCTGGATGCCACCGAGGAGATCTGGCGCTTCTTTGCGCGCCAGGCGCCGCGCTGAAGCGGCGGGTGGTCAGCAAACAGCAGACAGCAAACAGCAGACAGCAGACAGCAAACAGCAAACAGCAGGCAGCCGTCAGCAGCCCTGGGTGCCCCCTGGGTGGAGGCCGGGGCGAAGCGCCGGGGGCGCACCTTTCAACCGGCCGGCTGGATCAAGTCCCAGCGGTTGCCCCAGGGGTCTTCGAACACAGCCACCGTGCCATAGGGCTCATGGCGGGGCGGCTCGGCAAAGCGCGCGCCATGGGCCTGCAGGCGCGCGGCGTCGCGCGCAAAGTCGTCGGTGTGCAAGAACAGCCACACCCGGCCGGCACCCTGGCGGCCGATGCCGGCCTGCTGCTCGGCGCCGCTGGCCCGCGCCAGCAGCAAGGCCGTTCCCTGCCCGCCCGCGGGCGCCACCACCACCCAGCGCTTGCCAGCGCCCATGTCGCGGTCCTCGCGCAGGGTGAAGCCCAGCGCCTGGGTGAAAAACGCGATGGCCGGCGCGTACTCGGGCACCAGCAGGGCCACCAGGGCCAACTGCGGGCCGCCTGGTGCCGAGCCGCTTGGTGCCGGCCCGCCTGGTGCCGGGCCGGAGGCTGCCAGGCCCGACGGAGCCTGACCACCGGCCGGGTTGAGCGGCGCGCTCATTGGACGGCCCTGCGCGCCGGCAGGCTGCGCCAGGCGGCCAACACGGCCTCGGGGCTCAGGTCCATCAACCGCGCACCCGAGGTGGGCGCTTCGGGGCCCAGCGCGATCACCGTGCTGTGCGGCGCGCGGGCCTTCCAGCGGCCCCAGCCGGCCTGGCCGTACAAGGCCACCAGCGGGCAGTCCATCGCGCCGGCCACATGGGCCGGGCCGGTGTCCACCGACACCATGCTGTGTGCGCGCGCGGCCAGCGCCGCCAGGCGCGACAAGGGCGTGTCTTCACGCGCCAGGTTCACCAGGCGGTGGGGCCCGGCCGGCGCGTCCACGGCGTCGATGATGTCCTGCACCAGCGCCGCCTCGCGGGG
This portion of the Aquabacterium sp. OR-4 genome encodes:
- a CDS encoding VOC family protein encodes the protein MALLVPEYAPAIAFFTQALGFTLREDRDMGAGKRWVVVAPAGGQGTALLLARASGAEQQAGIGRQGAGRVWLFLHTDDFARDAARLQAHGARFAEPPRHEPYGTVAVFEDPWGNRWDLIQPAG